The following coding sequences lie in one Rhizobium rhododendri genomic window:
- a CDS encoding DUF982 domain-containing protein produces the protein MRHVKWSNPVEVGFSQDDARVISGPSDALHCLMDMWPDRRGPLYVAARSVCRAAIAGRRSAEEAREIFMSATREADLTTH, from the coding sequence ATGCGACACGTTAAATGGAGCAATCCGGTAGAGGTGGGTTTCAGCCAGGATGACGCCCGGGTGATCAGTGGTCCATCCGATGCGTTGCACTGCCTGATGGACATGTGGCCTGATCGGCGCGGGCCTCTTTATGTGGCTGCGCGCAGCGTCTGCCGTGCTGCGATAGCAGGCCGGCGGTCAGCCGAGGAAGCTCGTGAGATCTTCATGTCGGCAACGCGCGAAGCAGACCTGACAACTCACTAA